A segment of the Panacibacter ginsenosidivorans genome:
TCTACACTTACTGCAATATTAGGCAGGGAAGCTGCTGAAAATAATAAACCGCTTACATGGGATGAAGTGCTTACAACAAATGAGCGCATGGATCCCAAGCTTAACCTTACACAATTTGATAAGAAATAAAATCAATTACTCTTAAGGGCAATTGTTGAGATCTCCATTCAGCAGCACAAGAGTGCGACGCAACAAAAGTATCATGCTGTTGCTGCAGCCGGGCTCAAAATATTTTATGACTTTCTAAAAACGTAATGCAAGCTATTATAGCCGGATTTAAAAATGAGTATTTTATATATTCATACACTTAACAGTAGCTCAACACCACTACAACCTTATGATATGACAGACCACCGCCGGGCTTCCATTGAAATGGACAAAGCTGAATTTAAAAAGATCGGGTACCAGCTAATAGATTCTATTGCAGACTTTATAGACAGCATTCCGGAAAAAAAGGTAACAACAGGAGAGCCGCCAAAAGCATTACAGGCAATACTTGGTAATGACACGTTACCAGAGAATGGAACACCTGCTGAAACAATATTTGCCAAGGCGTCAGAACTGTTGTTTAATCATTCACTATTGAATGGCCATCCTAAATTCTTTGGATATATTACTTCCTCTGCAGCACCTGTTGGCGCACTGGCGGACCTGTTAGCGGCTGCGGTAAACCCAAATGTGGGAGCTAATATTTTAAGCCCAATGGCGACAGAGATCGAAAAGCAAACAGTAAAATGGCTGGCTGAATTTATAGGTGTCCCATCATCGTATGGGGGTATTTTGGTGAGCGGTGGTAATATGGCAAACTTCACGGCTTTTTTAGCGGCAAGAACGGTTAAAGCGCCTAAATCAATTAAGGAAAATGGCATATCCATGGATGCACAAAAGCTGCTTGTCTATTGCGCAAAGAGCACACATACATGGATAGAGAAAGCGGCTGTTTTATTTGGTATTGGTACTAAGGCTATACGTTGGATAGAAACCGGTGCAGACAATAGAATGAACATTGAAGTGCTGGCGCAAACTATAAGCGACGATAAAAAAGCAGGATACAAACCCATTATAGTAGTTGGTAATGCCGGAGATGTAAGTACAGGTGTAGTAGATGATATGAAAGCCATTGCTGCTGTTTGTAAAAAGTATGACCTGTGGTTTCACATAGATGGTGCTTATGGCATACCCGCTGCTGTTATTCCTGGTCTTAAAGATCTGTTCGCAGGAATTGAGGAAGCAGATTCTATTGCGCTTGATCCGCATAAATGGTTGTATAGCCCGCTGGAAGCGGGTTGTACGTTGGTAAAAGATCCCAATCATTTAATTGAAACATATAGTTCGCATCCGGTGTATTATAATTTCAGCAGTGATGAACCTTCTACACAGAACTATTATGAATATGGGCTACAGAATTCACGTGGCTTCAGGGCATTAAAAGTCTGGATAGCATTACAACAGGTTGGCAGAAGTGGGTATGAAAAAATGATCGGCGATGATATAGCGCTTTCTAAATTGTTGTTTGATCTTGCCAATGATCATCCTGAACTGGAAGCTGTAACGCAAAACCTGAGCATTACAACATTGAGGTATATACCATCGAAAGATATTGAGGAGATGTATCTCAATAAATTAAATGAAGCATTGGTGAACAAACTTCAGCAAGACGGTGAAGTGTTTTTATCCAATGCTGTTGTAAACGACAAATATTGTTTAAGGTGTTGCATTGTAAATTTCCGCACTTCAAAAAAAGATATTGAAGAAGTGATAGAGATATTAGTAAGAGAAGGAAGAAAAATGCATAACGAGCTACAAGAACAAACTGTATTGAAATGATAATGCAACCGGTCCCGGGCTAAAACTGACATATTTCCCCGTTTAAGTTCATCTAAACCCCTGAATGGCTTATGTACGACGTAAGTACTACGCATATACGACGCATGTACCGTTTAACAAAATGCGGGTTTTGTCTTATACTGAAATAGTTTTCAAATAATATCGCTAACAGTACTGCTGATACACTGTTTCCTCCAATTTATCCAACATGTGTTTTCGTGGTTAAAAGCAGCACCTGATTTTTGCTAATCAATAATTTTAAAAAACACCATTATGACAAAGAAAACAGGAAGAACAGAACAAGCAATTAACGCAGTGCTTGAAAGATTCACAGAAGCATGGAACACGCATGATGCAAAAGCATATGCAAACCTATTTGCAGTAAATGCGGATTTTACAAATGTATTTGGACAAACCTTTCATGGAAGGGTAGCAATTGAAGCACAGCACGCACCAATATTTGCCACCATTTTTAAAGACAGTCGCATTACTTCTATGAAGCCAACAGTAAGACTGATTGACCAGATTTTTGCAGCAGTTGATGTTACATGGACAATGAGTGGTGCAATTGATATGATTGGTAATTCATGGGGAGACAGAAAAGGATTAATGAACCTGGTAATGAAATTTGATAACGACGAGTGGTTCATCCTTATCATGCATAATATGGATCTGCCTGTTATTTCTGCAAACTAAAACAAGGAGTATAAGATCACATTTTCACAGAGTTGTTTCAATACGGCTCTGTGAATACTCTTGGTATCTGCATGATCTTTTTTTGTTCCCACAACATGCACCGCACAAGAGTGCGACGCAACATAAGCATCATAGATTTTCTGCAGCAGGGTACATAAAATTTCATAAAATTTTCTTTAAGCGATATCAATTTTTTTCTCAAGGTAAATATCCTGTATGGTATTCAGCAGTTCAACACCTTCTTTAAATGGGCGTTGAAAAGCCTTTCGCCCGGAAATCAAACCCATGCCTCCTGCACGTTTATTTATAATGGCAGTGATGGCGGCTTGCTTTAGATCTGAAGCACCTGAAGAAGCACCACCGGAGTTGATCAATCCAGCCCTGCCCATATAACAATTTAATACCTGGTAACGACAGAGATCTATCGGGTTATCAGCAGCTAATTGTGTGTACATGCGTTCATCCAGTTTGCCATAGCTGCTGCTACCCATGTTGAGTGCTTTAAATCCACCATTGTTTTCGGGAAGCTTTTGTTTAATAAAATCAGCCTGGATTGTTGCGCCAAGATGATTTGCCTGGCCTGTAAGATCTGCTGAAACATGATAATCCGCTTTGTCTTGTTTAAAAGCATTGTTGCGTAAATAGCACCATAAAATCGTTGCCATGCCCAGGTTATGCGCTTCTTCGAATGCCGCAGATACTTCACCAATTTGTCTTGTTGATTCCTGCGAACCAAAATAAATAGTCGCACCCACGGCAGCAGCACCAAGATCCCACACATCTTTTACAGAACCAAACATTACCTGGTCATGCCTGTTTGGATAAGTGAGGAGTTCATTGTGATTGATCTTTACAATGAAAGGAATTTTATGTGCATATTTTCTTGCTACCATCGCTAAGCCGCCAAATGTTGTTGCCACTGCATTGCAGCCGCCTTCTATTGCAAGCCTAACAATATTTTCCGGATCAAAGTAAAGCGGATTGGGTGCAAAGGATGCACCCGCACTATGTTCGATTCCCTGGTCAACAGGCAGGATAGATAAATAGCCGGTGCCGGAGAGTCTCCCGTTGTGGAACAGCGCGGAAATATTGCGAAGCGTTTGAACCGTTCTGTTAGATGGAAGAAAAATCTTATCGGTGAAATCCGGTGATGGAAGATGTAACTGATCTTTTGTTACTGTTGTGCAGGCATGCGTTAAAAGCGGTTCATTTTCCTTGCCAATAAGGGCAACGATATTTTCATAAGTCATACTGCATATTTTTTTGAGTGAAGTAAAACCAACTACCTATAAAGTTACGCTAATGAAAGGATGAAATTTTTGTCTGCAAAACACAAATAAAAAATAAGGAGTCACTGAGTAGTGGCTTGAATTAAAAAGCAATTAGCAGAAATCATTTTTACATTTACAGCATGTTTAGCAAACAAACAGTAGCAGTTCATGTAAAAGGCATGCCTGTAAAAGTTCATCTCGTATCAACTGGTGCGGTGTCTGTAAAAACCAAATTCCGCGATGCCACTAAAACAGGCATGCTGGCAATGCTTGATTTTATGCTCGACAAAACATTTACAGAATGGATGCCGATATGGGTAATGATCATTGAACATCCTGAAGGTTTTTTTGTAATTGATACCGGCGAAAATGCAAACGTGAATGATAAAAATTATTTTAAAAGCTCTGGTTTTTTTGCCAACTGGTTCGACACTACTCAATTTAAATTCATTGTAAATAAAGAAGAAGAAATTGGTCCGCAATTAAACGATCTCCAAATCCCCATTGAAAAAATAAAAGCTGTTGTGTTAACACATCTTCACCTTGATCATATTGACGGACTGAAATATTTTCCATCCACAGAAATTATTGTAAACAAATACGAGCATGATAAACCTTTTGGTGATCTTCCAAAACTTTATCCCTCATGGTTTGCACCCACCCTGATTGAGTTGAATCAACAATACGAGGCTTTTGATAAAGCCTTTTATCTTACAAAAGCTAAAGATCTTTTAATGGTACATACACCCGGGCATACTTATGGGCATTGCTCGATTGTATTCAATACAGATGAAGGCTGTATATTTTTTGGTGCAGATATTTGCTACTCTCAACAGCAACTGATCAATGAAAAATATTCCGGTACAAATGCCAGCCATAAGCTTGCACAAAAAACATACGCAGCAGTAACTGCGTTTGCAAAAGAACACAAAACTATATTCATCCCTTCCCACGAAGCTGCAGCAGCAGAGAGGTTAAAAACACTTACACCTGTATTTTAAAATGTTGCCACATCATTCAGCAGTACAAGTGTGCGACGCAACGAAAGCTTCATAGATATTCAAAAGCCGGGCTCAAAAAAACTATTTATCAAACGGCCATTCCTTGCTATACCTTGCTTTAATGCAAAAAGCAATTATTCCTGCA
Coding sequences within it:
- a CDS encoding pyridoxal phosphate-dependent decarboxylase family protein, whose protein sequence is MSILYIHTLNSSSTPLQPYDMTDHRRASIEMDKAEFKKIGYQLIDSIADFIDSIPEKKVTTGEPPKALQAILGNDTLPENGTPAETIFAKASELLFNHSLLNGHPKFFGYITSSAAPVGALADLLAAAVNPNVGANILSPMATEIEKQTVKWLAEFIGVPSSYGGILVSGGNMANFTAFLAARTVKAPKSIKENGISMDAQKLLVYCAKSTHTWIEKAAVLFGIGTKAIRWIETGADNRMNIEVLAQTISDDKKAGYKPIIVVGNAGDVSTGVVDDMKAIAAVCKKYDLWFHIDGAYGIPAAVIPGLKDLFAGIEEADSIALDPHKWLYSPLEAGCTLVKDPNHLIETYSSHPVYYNFSSDEPSTQNYYEYGLQNSRGFRALKVWIALQQVGRSGYEKMIGDDIALSKLLFDLANDHPELEAVTQNLSITTLRYIPSKDIEEMYLNKLNEALVNKLQQDGEVFLSNAVVNDKYCLRCCIVNFRTSKKDIEEVIEILVREGRKMHNELQEQTVLK
- a CDS encoding SgcJ/EcaC family oxidoreductase; amino-acid sequence: MTKKTGRTEQAINAVLERFTEAWNTHDAKAYANLFAVNADFTNVFGQTFHGRVAIEAQHAPIFATIFKDSRITSMKPTVRLIDQIFAAVDVTWTMSGAIDMIGNSWGDRKGLMNLVMKFDNDEWFILIMHNMDLPVISAN
- a CDS encoding class I fructose-bisphosphate aldolase; translation: MTYENIVALIGKENEPLLTHACTTVTKDQLHLPSPDFTDKIFLPSNRTVQTLRNISALFHNGRLSGTGYLSILPVDQGIEHSAGASFAPNPLYFDPENIVRLAIEGGCNAVATTFGGLAMVARKYAHKIPFIVKINHNELLTYPNRHDQVMFGSVKDVWDLGAAAVGATIYFGSQESTRQIGEVSAAFEEAHNLGMATILWCYLRNNAFKQDKADYHVSADLTGQANHLGATIQADFIKQKLPENNGGFKALNMGSSSYGKLDERMYTQLAADNPIDLCRYQVLNCYMGRAGLINSGGASSGASDLKQAAITAIINKRAGGMGLISGRKAFQRPFKEGVELLNTIQDIYLEKKIDIA
- a CDS encoding MBL fold metallo-hydrolase, giving the protein MFSKQTVAVHVKGMPVKVHLVSTGAVSVKTKFRDATKTGMLAMLDFMLDKTFTEWMPIWVMIIEHPEGFFVIDTGENANVNDKNYFKSSGFFANWFDTTQFKFIVNKEEEIGPQLNDLQIPIEKIKAVVLTHLHLDHIDGLKYFPSTEIIVNKYEHDKPFGDLPKLYPSWFAPTLIELNQQYEAFDKAFYLTKAKDLLMVHTPGHTYGHCSIVFNTDEGCIFFGADICYSQQQLINEKYSGTNASHKLAQKTYAAVTAFAKEHKTIFIPSHEAAAAERLKTLTPVF